In a genomic window of Methanosarcina horonobensis HB-1 = JCM 15518:
- a CDS encoding 4Fe-4S binding protein, whose product MQDEMRLSVFSEKKDRQLVYKPEKCIGCGTCVQACPKGTLAVGAVGAIARGLLDADFLEMKESENCIVCGICARVCPTGALELRQEGKTLNDKSYVFEAMKPTTVNENCVHCGLCADICPRGCIEVTREISGDGSLKLVGKTLIDTECCIHCGWCAAVCPVNAISVEKPFEGRWTRDENVCQTCHTCVEVCPANAIFNKKAKSGERVEKISHRPDACIYCGACAVSCPVDAIDVRKTSILPDVEKKGPLEKKLLEVPVPEALLRTRLETDDAACLGCGNCVIVCPVNALDSRELASGYLNDMDEKALLEVRNGKVSVVNQERCGADGACALICPVNAIWLVKKEVE is encoded by the coding sequence ATGCAAGATGAGATGCGATTGTCAGTCTTTTCCGAAAAAAAAGACAGGCAGCTGGTCTATAAGCCCGAAAAATGCATTGGCTGCGGGACCTGCGTACAGGCATGCCCCAAAGGTACCCTGGCAGTGGGGGCCGTGGGAGCTATAGCTAGAGGGCTCCTGGATGCTGATTTCCTGGAAATGAAAGAAAGTGAAAACTGCATTGTCTGCGGGATTTGTGCGAGAGTCTGTCCCACAGGGGCTCTTGAGTTGAGGCAGGAAGGAAAAACCCTCAATGACAAATCCTATGTTTTCGAGGCTATGAAGCCAACAACAGTAAATGAAAACTGTGTCCACTGCGGGCTATGCGCGGACATCTGTCCCAGAGGCTGCATTGAGGTAACCCGGGAGATTTCAGGGGATGGAAGCCTGAAACTGGTCGGAAAGACCCTCATTGATACAGAGTGCTGCATTCACTGCGGCTGGTGTGCGGCAGTCTGTCCTGTAAATGCTATTTCTGTGGAAAAGCCCTTTGAAGGACGCTGGACACGGGATGAAAATGTCTGTCAGACCTGCCATACCTGTGTGGAAGTCTGTCCTGCTAATGCTATTTTCAATAAAAAAGCTAAATCTGGAGAAAGAGTCGAAAAGATTAGTCACCGTCCGGATGCCTGCATTTACTGCGGGGCATGTGCTGTTTCATGTCCTGTGGATGCCATTGACGTCAGAAAAACTTCAATTCTGCCGGATGTGGAGAAAAAGGGTCCCCTCGAGAAAAAGCTGCTTGAAGTTCCTGTCCCTGAAGCCCTGCTCCGCACCCGCCTGGAAACGGATGATGCTGCTTGTCTGGGCTGCGGGAACTGTGTGATCGTCTGTCCTGTAAATGCTCTGGATAGCCGTGAACTTGCTTCCGGGTACCTGAACGATATGGATGAAAAAGCTCTCCTTGAGGTTAGAAATGGGAAAGTTTCGGTTGTAAACCAGGAACGCTGCGGAGCAGACGGAGCCTGCGCCCTTATCTGCCCTGTTAATGCTATCTGGCTTGTGAAAAAAGAGGTGGAATGA